One region of Streptomyces sp. NBC_00442 genomic DNA includes:
- a CDS encoding helix-turn-helix domain-containing protein has translation MVLRAARGRSNARIARIAREMGLHLDTVRRWRVRFSQGGLPALADAGRSGRPVRLTLVQVAETKALAWQLPAETGIPLSRWSCPSRPPN, from the coding sequence GTGGTGCTGCGCGCGGCGCGGGGCCGCTCCAACGCCCGGATCGCCCGGATCGCCCGGGAGATGGGCCTGCACCTGGACACGGTACGTCGGTGGCGAGTCCGGTTCTCCCAGGGCGGCCTGCCGGCCCTGGCCGACGCCGGACGCTCTGGGCGCCCCGTCCGGTTGACCCTGGTACAGGTCGCCGAAACCAAGGCCCTGGCCTGGCAGTTACCAGCCGAGACCGGCATCCCGCTGTCGCGCTGGTCATGCCCGAGCCGGCCGCCGAACTGA